In one Salvelinus sp. IW2-2015 linkage group LG26, ASM291031v2, whole genome shotgun sequence genomic region, the following are encoded:
- the LOC111952877 gene encoding MOB kinase activator 2, whose translation MGGCQSHPSAADTQIVPQPSDVNKLGDNNNELVLEERPYLQQQYISERITHTDMTALTALPPGLDQAEWLASNTVAFFKHINLFSSALSELCTPTTCPTACGPDNTVYIWTDDQGKKLRCSAPLYFDYTMSYIQDLLTDEDVFPTRAGSVFPAGFVFLVKKVFLLLFRVLAHIYWSHYREALVLGLHPHLNTLFIHLTHFSLQHNLLEAEHTQPLQDLIIALGQYSLT comes from the exons ATGGGGGGCTGCCAGAGTCACCCCTCTGCTGCGGATACACAAATAGTACCCCAGCCCTCTGACGTCAACAAACT GGGAGATAATAACAATGAGCTGGTGTTGGAGGAGCGTCCCTATTTGCAGCAGCAGTATATCTCTGAGAGGATCACACACACCGACATGACCGCTCTCACTGCCCTGCCACCCGGACTGGACCAGGCTGAGTGGCTCGCCAGCAACa cgGTAGCGTTCTTTAAGCATATTAACCTGTTCTCCAGTGCCCTTTCTGAGTTATGTACTCCTACCACCTGTCCTACAGCCTGCGGACCAGATAACAC agtgTATATATGGACAGACGATCAGGGGAAGAAGTTGAGGTGTTCCGCTCCTCTCTACTTTGACTATACCATGTCCTACATCCAAGACCTACTGACAGATGAAGACGTCTTCCCCACCagagcag GGTCAGTGTTCCCAGCAGGCTTTGTGTTCTTGGTCAAGAAGGTGTTTCTGCTGTTGTTCCGTGTTCTGGCTCATATCTACTGGAGTCACTACAGAGAGGCCCTGGTTCTGGGACTACACCCCCACCTCAACACATTGTTCATACACCTCACACACTTCAGCCTTCAACACAACCTGCTGGaagcagaacacacacaacctctACAGGACCTGATCATTGCTCTGGGACAGTACAGcctcacctga
- the LOC111952728 gene encoding serine/threonine-protein phosphatase 6 regulatory subunit 2 isoform X1 — translation MFWKFDLHMSSQLEALLEKDDVTLTELMEEEDVLQECKAQNRRLLVFLSQDTCMQELLHLITTEPPAGLEETRRFKHPNIACELLTSDVGVINDKLGGEKPLLDTLYSFLEQPPPLNPLLASFFSKTIGNLITRKTEQVISFLRGKEGFLGLVLNHINTSAMMDLLLRLISCVEPAPLRQDTLNWLNEEQLAQRLIELIHPGKDEEKQSNASQTVCDIIRLSRDQANQLQENSEADPLLAVLESKECVGQLLDNMFVGERTESCIICGTQILLTLLEIRRPGVEGMLDVCVQGHERCVNSSILQAIQPHLTHYHQLLLDPPRVTPMLTSLGVLEVPLGNCRLHVARLMASLLQTTNTSYYICCNNTIYNNTVTLELCRLNTINILLDLFFKYTWNNFLHFQVELCVAAILSHSAQEQRPLVTQENPRLEQEPQEKQASPGPTLPLPSVPPDISTHNPLVTHLFQDCRLVQRILEAWEENDKMQAEGGMRRGYMGHLTRIANTVVCSMEKGPVHSQISSLITELLVDCKGRWEIFVDQALTEINRKNTVDLVSHNLRSSSEDDDRQSPFPKELSLQQTFSDYQIQQITANFVDQFGFNDDEFSEHGDNINATFDRIAEINFNVDTEDTAKTAAFEACTKEKIQSFDDNEEEDIWEEREINYTTHTKSRTRFGGSRTSVGAAQSDGVSDTADSSTGSETEEWEVPSEVTGQTKHSKNISQTENISQTETAQSPGWAASFGEVNSKDPSPGGGVDPWANPTPKSGVGVDPWGSPAPTPGVGVDPWGSPTSKSGVGIDPWGSPTPKSEVGVDSWDSPAPKSEVGVDAWGSPAPQPITAEKGWAKFTDFQPFCCSETGPRCTSPVDSEICGLDKTKPSQDKNSCVWSVCVARKAPLVASDSSSSGGSESDEEDKTESVTMETVSKEIVTTETVVTTAGRETIRLRMDAKNEKXVFTRVFHPAVRCEADMREKEKMKEKERVMGGGDPLNATAAPLKIRPATVTKDTPSLANGPA, via the exons ATGTTCTGGAAGTTTGACCTGCACATGTCGTCCCAGCTGGAGGCCCTGCTGGAGAAGGATGATGTCACGCTCACTGAgctcatggaggaggaggacgtACTGCAGGAGTGCAAGGCCCAGAACCGCAG GCTGCTTGTCTTCCTGTCCCAGGACACCTGCATGCAGGAGCTGCTGCACCTCATCACCACAGAGCCCCCTGCTGGCCTGGAAGAAACAAGACGTTTTAA gcacCCTAACATAGCGTGTGAGCTGCTGACGAGTGATGTGGGGGTGATAAATGATAAGCTGGGTGGAGAGAAGCCCCTGCTGGATACCCTGTACTCTTTCCTGGAGCAGCCCCCTCCCCTCAACCCCCTTCTTGCGTCCTTCTTCAGCAAGACCATCGGAAACCTCATCACACGCAAGACCGAACAG GTGATCTCCTTTCTGCGGGGAAAGGAGGGTTTCCTAGGTCTGGTCCTGAATCACATCAACACATCAGCCATGATGGACCTCCTGCTACGCCTCATCAGCTGTGTAGAGCCTGCTCCTCTCAGACAGGACACACTCAac TGGTTAAATGAAGAGCAGCTGGCCCAGAGGCTTATAGAGCTCATCCACCCTGGGAAAGACGAGGAG aaacAGTCAAATGCATCCCAGACTGTGTGTGACATTATCCGTCTGAGCAGAGACCAGGCCAATCAACTCCAAGAGAACTCTGAGGCTGACCCTCTGCTTGCCGTGCTGGAGTC GAAGGAGTGTGTGGGTCAGCTGCTAGACAACATGTTtgtgggagagaggacagagagctgtATCATCTGTGGAACTCAAATCCTTCTAACCTTACTGGAAATCAGGAGGCCAGG ggtaGAGGGTATGTTGGATGTGTGTGTTCAAGGACATGAGAGGTGTGTCAACAGTAGCATCCTGCAGGCCATCCAACCCCACCTCACACACTACCACCAACTACTGCTGGATCCGCCCAGG GTGACCCCCATGCTTACCAGTCTAGGTGTGTTGGAGGTGCCACTGGGTAACTGTCGTCTCCATGTGGCCAGGCTGATGGCCTCTCTGCTACAGACCACTAACACCAGTTATTACATCTGTTGTAACAACACCATTTATAACAACACCGTCACACTGGAGCTCTGCAGACTCAACACCATAAACATTCTActg GACCTGTTCTTTAAGTACACCTGGAACAACTTCCTGCACTTCCAAGTGGAGCTGTGTGTGGCAGCCATCCTCAGCCACTCTGCACAGGAGCAGAGACCCCTGGTTACCCAGGAAAATCCCAGGCTTGAGCAGGAGCCCCAGGAGAAGCAGGCCTCGCCTGGCCCCACACTCCCACTGCCCTCTGTTCCTCCCGACATCTCCACACACAACCCACTGGTGACCCAT tTGTTTCAGGACTGTCGTCTGGTTCAGAGGATATTGGAGGCCTGGGAGGAGAATGATAAGATGCA GGCGGAGGGGGGCATGAGGAGAGGCTACATGGGTCACCTGACTAGGATCGCCAACACTGTAGTCTGTAGCATGGAGAAAGGACCAGTACACAGCCAGATCAGCAGCCTTATTACAG AGCTGCTTGTGGATTGCAAGGGGCGCTGGGAGATCTTTGTAGACCAGGCCCTGACAGAGATCAACAGGAAGAACACTGTAGACctg GTGTCTCACAACCTGCGCTCCTCCAGTGAAGACGATGACAGACAGAGTCCCTTCCCCAAAGAGTTGTCACTGCAACAG ACATTCTCAGACTACCAGATCCAGCAGATCACTGCTAACTTTGTGGATCAGTTCGGCTTCAATGACGACGAGTTCTCAGAACACGGCGACAACATCaa TGCCACCTTTGACCGGATCGCAGAGATTAACTTCAACGTGGACACAGAGGACACT gCTAAGACTGCAGCATTTGAGGCCTGCACTAAGGAGAAGATCCAGTCGTTTGATGACAACGAAGAGGAAGAtatctgggaggagagagagattaactacactacacacaccaagtctaggaccag GTTTGGGGGGTCGCGGACGTCTGTTGGAGCGGCTCAGAGTGATGGGGTGAGCGATACTGCTGATAGCTCAACAGGTTCTGAAACGGAGGAGTGGGAGGTGCCTAGTGAGGTCACAGGTCAGACGAAACACAGCAAGAACATCAGCCAGACTGAGAACATCAGCCAGACTGAGACTGCACAGA GCCCTGGCTGGGCGGCTAGTTTCGGGGAGGTGAACTCTAAGGACCCCTCTCCTGGAGGGGGTGTGGATCCATGGGCTAACCCCACCCCCAAGTCTGGAGTGGGCGTAGACCCATGGGGTAGCCCTGCCCCCACACCTGGAGTGGGCGTAGACCCATGGGGTAGCCCCACCTCTAAATCAGGGGTGGGCATAGACCCATGGGGTAGCCCCACCCCCAAGTCCGAAGTGGGCGTAGACTCATGGGACAGCCCTGCCCCCAAGTCAGAAGTGGGCGTGGATGCATGGGGCAGCCCCGCCCCCCAACCCATAACTGCAGAGAAGGGCTGGGCCAAGTTCACTGACTTTCAGCCCTTCTGCTG ttCAGAGACAGGTCCGAGGTGCACTTCTCCAGTAGACTCAGAGATCTGTGGGTTAGACAAAACAAAACCCAGCCAGGACAAGAACT cttgtgtgtggagtgtgtgtgtggcgaggaAGGCTCCCCTGGTAGCATCAGACAGCTCTTCATCAGGAGGCTCAGAAAGTGATGAAGAGGACAAGACTGAATCTGTTACTATGGAGACGGTATCCAAGGAAATTGTTACTACAGAGACCGTTGTCACAACCGCCGGACGGGAGACCATCAGACTTAGGATGGACGCCAAGAACGAGAAAGKTGTCttcaccag AGTGTTTCATCCTGCAGTCAGATG TGAGGCtgacatgagagagaaagaaaagatgaaggagaaagagagggtgatggGTGGAGGAGACCCTCTCAATGCCACCGCTGCTCCCCTCAAAATTCGGCCTGCCACCGTCACAAA AGACACACCATCCTTGGCAAACGGACCGGCCTAG
- the LOC111952728 gene encoding serine/threonine-protein phosphatase 6 regulatory subunit 2 isoform X2: MFWKFDLHMSSQLEALLEKDDVTLTELMEEEDVLQECKAQNRRLLVFLSQDTCMQELLHLITTEPPAGLEETRRFKHPNIACELLTSDVGVINDKLGGEKPLLDTLYSFLEQPPPLNPLLASFFSKTIGNLITRKTEQVISFLRGKEGFLGLVLNHINTSAMMDLLLRLISCVEPAPLRQDTLNWLNEEQLAQRLIELIHPGKDEEKQSNASQTVCDIIRLSRDQANQLQENSEADPLLAVLESKECVGQLLDNMFVGERTESCIICGTQILLTLLEIRRPGVEGMLDVCVQGHERCVNSSILQAIQPHLTHYHQLLLDPPRVTPMLTSLGVLEVPLGNCRLHVARLMASLLQTTNTSYYICCNNTIYNNTVTLELCRLNTINILLDLFFKYTWNNFLHFQVELCVAAILSHSAQEQRPLVTQENPRLEQEPQEKQASPGPTLPLPSVPPDISTHNPLVTHLFQDCRLVQRILEAWEENDKMQAEGGMRRGYMGHLTRIANTVVCSMEKGPVHSQISSLITELLVDCKGRWEIFVDQALTEINRKNTVDLVSHNLRSSSEDDDRQSPFPKELSLQQTFSDYQIQQITANFVDQFGFNDDEFSEHGDNINATFDRIAEINFNVDTEDTAKTAAFEACTKEKIQSFDDNEEEDIWEEREINYTTHTKSRTRFGGSRTSVGAAQSDGVSDTADSSTGSETEEWEVPSEVTGQTKHSKNISQTENISQTETAQSPGWAASFGEVNSKDPSPGGGVDPWANPTPKSGVGVDPWGSPAPTPGVGVDPWGSPTSKSGVGIDPWGSPTPKSEVGVDSWDSPAPKSEVGVDAWGSPAPQPITAEKGWAKFTDFQPFCCSETGPRCTSPVDSEICGLDKTKPSQDKNSCVWSVCVARKAPLVASDSSSSGGSESDEEDKTESVTMETVSKEIVTTETVVTTAGRETIRLRMDAKNEKXVFTSEADMREKEKMKEKERVMGGGDPLNATAAPLKIRPATVTKDTPSLANGPA; the protein is encoded by the exons ATGTTCTGGAAGTTTGACCTGCACATGTCGTCCCAGCTGGAGGCCCTGCTGGAGAAGGATGATGTCACGCTCACTGAgctcatggaggaggaggacgtACTGCAGGAGTGCAAGGCCCAGAACCGCAG GCTGCTTGTCTTCCTGTCCCAGGACACCTGCATGCAGGAGCTGCTGCACCTCATCACCACAGAGCCCCCTGCTGGCCTGGAAGAAACAAGACGTTTTAA gcacCCTAACATAGCGTGTGAGCTGCTGACGAGTGATGTGGGGGTGATAAATGATAAGCTGGGTGGAGAGAAGCCCCTGCTGGATACCCTGTACTCTTTCCTGGAGCAGCCCCCTCCCCTCAACCCCCTTCTTGCGTCCTTCTTCAGCAAGACCATCGGAAACCTCATCACACGCAAGACCGAACAG GTGATCTCCTTTCTGCGGGGAAAGGAGGGTTTCCTAGGTCTGGTCCTGAATCACATCAACACATCAGCCATGATGGACCTCCTGCTACGCCTCATCAGCTGTGTAGAGCCTGCTCCTCTCAGACAGGACACACTCAac TGGTTAAATGAAGAGCAGCTGGCCCAGAGGCTTATAGAGCTCATCCACCCTGGGAAAGACGAGGAG aaacAGTCAAATGCATCCCAGACTGTGTGTGACATTATCCGTCTGAGCAGAGACCAGGCCAATCAACTCCAAGAGAACTCTGAGGCTGACCCTCTGCTTGCCGTGCTGGAGTC GAAGGAGTGTGTGGGTCAGCTGCTAGACAACATGTTtgtgggagagaggacagagagctgtATCATCTGTGGAACTCAAATCCTTCTAACCTTACTGGAAATCAGGAGGCCAGG ggtaGAGGGTATGTTGGATGTGTGTGTTCAAGGACATGAGAGGTGTGTCAACAGTAGCATCCTGCAGGCCATCCAACCCCACCTCACACACTACCACCAACTACTGCTGGATCCGCCCAGG GTGACCCCCATGCTTACCAGTCTAGGTGTGTTGGAGGTGCCACTGGGTAACTGTCGTCTCCATGTGGCCAGGCTGATGGCCTCTCTGCTACAGACCACTAACACCAGTTATTACATCTGTTGTAACAACACCATTTATAACAACACCGTCACACTGGAGCTCTGCAGACTCAACACCATAAACATTCTActg GACCTGTTCTTTAAGTACACCTGGAACAACTTCCTGCACTTCCAAGTGGAGCTGTGTGTGGCAGCCATCCTCAGCCACTCTGCACAGGAGCAGAGACCCCTGGTTACCCAGGAAAATCCCAGGCTTGAGCAGGAGCCCCAGGAGAAGCAGGCCTCGCCTGGCCCCACACTCCCACTGCCCTCTGTTCCTCCCGACATCTCCACACACAACCCACTGGTGACCCAT tTGTTTCAGGACTGTCGTCTGGTTCAGAGGATATTGGAGGCCTGGGAGGAGAATGATAAGATGCA GGCGGAGGGGGGCATGAGGAGAGGCTACATGGGTCACCTGACTAGGATCGCCAACACTGTAGTCTGTAGCATGGAGAAAGGACCAGTACACAGCCAGATCAGCAGCCTTATTACAG AGCTGCTTGTGGATTGCAAGGGGCGCTGGGAGATCTTTGTAGACCAGGCCCTGACAGAGATCAACAGGAAGAACACTGTAGACctg GTGTCTCACAACCTGCGCTCCTCCAGTGAAGACGATGACAGACAGAGTCCCTTCCCCAAAGAGTTGTCACTGCAACAG ACATTCTCAGACTACCAGATCCAGCAGATCACTGCTAACTTTGTGGATCAGTTCGGCTTCAATGACGACGAGTTCTCAGAACACGGCGACAACATCaa TGCCACCTTTGACCGGATCGCAGAGATTAACTTCAACGTGGACACAGAGGACACT gCTAAGACTGCAGCATTTGAGGCCTGCACTAAGGAGAAGATCCAGTCGTTTGATGACAACGAAGAGGAAGAtatctgggaggagagagagattaactacactacacacaccaagtctaggaccag GTTTGGGGGGTCGCGGACGTCTGTTGGAGCGGCTCAGAGTGATGGGGTGAGCGATACTGCTGATAGCTCAACAGGTTCTGAAACGGAGGAGTGGGAGGTGCCTAGTGAGGTCACAGGTCAGACGAAACACAGCAAGAACATCAGCCAGACTGAGAACATCAGCCAGACTGAGACTGCACAGA GCCCTGGCTGGGCGGCTAGTTTCGGGGAGGTGAACTCTAAGGACCCCTCTCCTGGAGGGGGTGTGGATCCATGGGCTAACCCCACCCCCAAGTCTGGAGTGGGCGTAGACCCATGGGGTAGCCCTGCCCCCACACCTGGAGTGGGCGTAGACCCATGGGGTAGCCCCACCTCTAAATCAGGGGTGGGCATAGACCCATGGGGTAGCCCCACCCCCAAGTCCGAAGTGGGCGTAGACTCATGGGACAGCCCTGCCCCCAAGTCAGAAGTGGGCGTGGATGCATGGGGCAGCCCCGCCCCCCAACCCATAACTGCAGAGAAGGGCTGGGCCAAGTTCACTGACTTTCAGCCCTTCTGCTG ttCAGAGACAGGTCCGAGGTGCACTTCTCCAGTAGACTCAGAGATCTGTGGGTTAGACAAAACAAAACCCAGCCAGGACAAGAACT cttgtgtgtggagtgtgtgtgtggcgaggaAGGCTCCCCTGGTAGCATCAGACAGCTCTTCATCAGGAGGCTCAGAAAGTGATGAAGAGGACAAGACTGAATCTGTTACTATGGAGACGGTATCCAAGGAAATTGTTACTACAGAGACCGTTGTCACAACCGCCGGACGGGAGACCATCAGACTTAGGATGGACGCCAAGAACGAGAAAGKTGTCttcaccag TGAGGCtgacatgagagagaaagaaaagatgaaggagaaagagagggtgatggGTGGAGGAGACCCTCTCAATGCCACCGCTGCTCCCCTCAAAATTCGGCCTGCCACCGTCACAAA AGACACACCATCCTTGGCAAACGGACCGGCCTAG
- the LOC111952730 gene encoding dnaJ homolog subfamily A member 2, with the protein MANVVDTKLYDILGVSPSASENELKKAYRKLAKEYHPDKNPDAGDKFKEISFAYEVLTNPEKKELYDRYGEQGLREGGGGGAGMDDIFSHIFGGGLFGFMGGQGRGGGGRNGGRRRGEDMVHPLKVSLEDLYNGKTTKLQLSKNVLCASCNGAGGKAGAVQKCVACRGRGMRIMIRQLAPGMVQQMQSVCTDCNGEGEVISEKDRCKKCEGRKVNKETKLLEVHVDKGMKHGQKISFTGEADQAPGTEPGDILLVLQEKEHEGFRRDGHDLHMTQRIGLVEALCGFQLAVTHLDGRQLAVKYPPGKVIEPGCIRVVKGEGMPQYRNPFEKGDLFIKFDIQFPENNWISPEKLSELEDLLPGRAEVPVISSEAEEVDLQDCEVRGQGSAGARREAYNDSSDEEGGPHGPGVQCAHQ; encoded by the exons ATGGCCAACGTTGTGGATACCAAGCTATACGACATCCTCGGAGTTTCACCCTCCGCTTCCGAAAACGAGCTAAAGAAG GCATACCGCAAGTTGGCCAAAGAGTACCACCCTGATAAGAACCCAGATGCCGGGGACAAG TTTAAGGAGATCAGTTTTGCTTATGAGGTGCTGACCAATCCAGAGAAGAAGGAGCTGTATGATCGCTATGGAGAGCAGGGGCTGCgggagggaggtggtggaggggctgGCATGGACGACATCTTCTCCCACATCTTTGGAGGGGGGCTGTTTGGCTTTATGGGGGGGCAGGGACGTGGAGGGGGAGGACGCAACGGGGgacgcaggagaggagaggacatggtgCACCCCCTCAA AGTATCACTGGAAGACCTCTACAATGGTAAAACAACCAAACTACAGCTCAGCAAGAATGTCCTGTGTGCTTCCTGCAATGG TGCGGGGGGTAAGGCGGGGGCGGTGCAGAAGTGCGTGGCCTGCAGAGGGAGAGGCATGAGGATCATGATCAGACAGCTGGCTCCTGGCATGGTCCAACAGATGCAGTCAGTCTGCACAGACTGCAACGGAGAGg GGGAGGTGATCAGTGAGAAGGACCGTTGTAAGAAGTGTGAGGGTCGTAAGGTGAACAAGGAGACCAAGCTGTTGGAGGTCCATGTTGATAAAGGCATGAAACACGGCCAGAAGATCAGCTTCACAGGAGAGGCTGACCAGGCCCCAGGCACTGAGCCTGGAGACATACTACTGGTCCTACAGGAGAAGGAGCATGAG ggGTTCCGTCGTGACGGCCATGACCTTCACATGACGCAGCGTATCGGCCTGGTGGAGGCTCTGTGTGGCTTCCAACTAGCAGTCACACACCTTGACGGACGCCAGCTCGCTGTCAAATATCCCCCCGGCAAGGTTATAGAgccag gttGTATACGGGTGGTGAAGGGAGAGGGGATGCCTCAGTACAGGAACCCATTTGAGAAGGGAGATCTGTTCATCAAGTTTGACATCCAGTTCCCTGAAAACAACTGGATCAGTCCTGAGAAACTCTCT GAGTTGGAGGATCTGCTGCCTGGGCGTGCGGAGGTTCCAGTTATCTCATCGGAGGCGGAAGAGGTTGACCTCCAGGActgtgaggtcagaggtcaggggtcagcggGGGCCAGGAGAGAGGCTTACAACGACAGCTCTGATGAGGAGGGTGGACCACATGGCCCAGGGGTACAGTGTGCCCACCAGTAG